From the Penaeus vannamei isolate JL-2024 chromosome 20, ASM4276789v1, whole genome shotgun sequence genome, the window tatatatatatatatatattacatatatatatatattacatatgtatatgtttatatatatatatatatatatgtttatatatatatatatatatatatatatatatatgtttatatatatatatgtatatatatgtatatatatgtatatatatatatatatatatatatatatatatatatatatatatataaacacacacacacacacacacacagacacacacacacacacacacacacacacacacacacacacatatatatatatatatatatatatatatatatatagatatacacacatatgtattatatgtattatatgtattatatatatcatatatatcatatatatcatatatatcatatatatatatatatatatatatatatatatattacatatatatatatatatatataaatatattacatatatatatatatatatatgtatatgtatatatatatatatatatatatatatatatatatattttttatatatatattagatatatatatgtttatatatatatattacagatatatatgtctatatatatatatatatatctatatatacatatgtatgtatatatatatatgtatgtatgtatatatgtatatatatatgtatgaatgtatatatatatgcatatgtatatatatgtatatgtatatatatatatatgtatatacatatgtatatatgtatatgtatatatatgtatataagtatatatgtatacatatatatgtatatatacatatatatatatatatatacatacatatatatacacatatatacatatatgtatatatatgtatatatatgtatatatatatatgtatatgtatatgtatatatatacatatatatacatatatatgtatatatatatatatatatatatttatatatatatacatatatatatacatatatatatacatatttatttatacatatattatatacatatgtatatatatatacatatatatatacatatatatatatatatatatatatatatatatatatatatatatatatatacatatatatagatatagatagatagatggatagatagatagatagatatacaaatatatatatatatttacatatatatatacatatatatatacatatatatatatatttatatatataaatatatatatatatatatatatttacatatatatatatatagatatgtatatatgtatatatatgtatatatatataaatatatatatatataaatatatatatatatgtatatatatatatatatatatatatatatatatatgtgatatatacatatatatatacataatatatatatatacataatatatatacatatatatatataatatatacatatatatatacatacatatatatatacatacatatatatatatatatatatatatatatatatatatataatatatatatatacatataatatatacatatatataatatatatatatacatatatatatacatatatatatatatatatatatatatatatatatatatatatatatatatatatatatatatatatatatatatatatatatatatatagacatagcaTACATGCTTATGTACTTaaatgcatatatccatacattcttATATgtcaataaatagatatatttgtatatagtatatagatagtcATTCGTGTGTGCACTCGTAAAGGCTCACATTGAAATAAGGATATAAGGCGTTCATAGAAAATGGTTTCGCTGCTCCAATAAATCAGGAGGCCAGAGAGCGCCAGAAGGGGAAACTCGCCTATTTTCACGGGAGCTTAACCATGGGAACGGGACCGATTCTCAGAAAGTGGACCGAAGCCCAATCCCAGGGAAATCCAAGGGACGTGCCCTGCATCCTcgaaggatgaaagggaaaaagactAAGTTGGCGGGACACCAGCGAGGACCTCCTGGTGCTCCCGCTTCCCTTTTTCATTCCATTCCCGCGGCTTcgtcagcggcggcggcggcgacggcggcgttATAGTCGCAAGAAACTCGAAAAGGTCACTGGCTGCGAAAGGTCACAGCGCCCGGAGCTCAGGTGTAGAAGAGCCacgccctgccctctcccccctcgccttgccccctcacccctacttctccctgtcctcaacttctccttctcccactccttctccttgtccttattctctttcttctccttctccctctcctccttgtccttattctctttcttctccttctccctctccttctccttgtcattgttattctctttcttctcattctccatcttctccacctcctccgtcttctcctcctactcctctttcttcttcaccttctattcgttctccttctcaacttcctcttcctcttcccccatcttctcctcctccttctcctcttcctcttcctcctccaacttttcctcttccatatccttttcctcctcctccccttcttcttcctcctcctcctccatatcctcttcttctttctcctccttttcctatccttttATACTCTCTTGCCAACCGCTCTTCCCcaccttacttccctcccctcccactccttcatcTCTGTCATGTCGGGATCCCCCGTATATCCCTCCCtggcttccccctctcccttcccttatgccccctctccctttcgctcctccctctcggtcccttccccttccccctcctcgctctcccttcccccctcctcgctctcccttcccccctcctcggctctcccttccccctcctcctcccccctctcccttcccccttcctcatcccacctctcccttcccccctcctcccctctcccttcctcctcccccctctccgtttctcctcctccctctaccctttctcctcctccctctaccctttctcctccccctctccctttcgcctccccctctctctctcccttcctcctccctctctctctcccttcctcctcccctctctctcccttccccctcctccctctcccttcctcctccccctctctctcccttcccccctccttccctcttcccttcccccctcctccctctcccttcctcctccccctctcccttccctccttcccgcatTGCAATCCTTCACGGAGGCGCTCTGCAGGAAGCTGTTATAGTCTGCAAGGAAACTGATTGCGTCCAAACGGGCAGGTATTGCTCGCGCTGGGATCATTGCAATTTTTCTCTcgattttattgctatttttaatgAAACATTTGCAAAAAATGATTGCGTGATCAGGTATCAGAACGTGACGGATAGGAAAGAACGTCTCGAATGAAACCTCTAGAAtttaaagaaaggggaagaaagaaagaaaaaaacacattatcctcgtttattcgttttttatctttctttttggttttgtatttttttcctgcgTGCCACGTCTTTCGATAGCAGTGAGTTGACggcagaagaaggagaggcgACGCGGTGACGTCAGAAGGACGCCGCGAACAATAGCCTCCGAAGGGGATTTCTTGCGCCTCCCGGAAACACTCGGCGggagacgccgccgccgccgcatttCCTCGcgagggacccccccccccctcccatcgctggctttcccttccttcgttctccgGCGGGATGGCGGGGCTCGGCGTGTGAggctgggcgtgtgtgtgtgtgtggatgtgtgtggctggctggctgggtgtgtgtggatgtgtgtggctgtgtacgtggctgtgtgtgtgtgtgtgtgtggctagctgtctgtgtttgtctttgtttatatttgcCGTCTTTATCTTCGCGgtagcttttcttttcttaatctggcgccctttcttttttgctttcttatgaacgtgtatacatatacatgtgtgatgTTAATGTAGCTGTCCGTAGCTGTGTGTAATTAAGTAAGCATACAtatacgatgtgtgtgtgtgtgtgtgtgtgtgtgtgtgtgtgtgtgtgtgtgtgtgtgtgtgtgtgtctatatatatacatatatatatatatatatatatatatatatatatatatatatatatatatgtatatatattattcatacatacatacagagagagagagagagataggtaaatatatatgtatatatgtatatttatatatatatatatatatatatatatatatatatatatatatatatatatataatgtatatttgtgtgtgtgtgtgtctgtctgtgtttgtgtatatgtatatgtatatgtatatatatatatatattatatatattatatatattatatatatatatatatatatatatacatacatatacatatacatacatatatacatacatacgcacatacacatgcgagTATGATTTCCCTTTTTACTTGTATCTGAACTAAATTTTAAAGGATTTACATATCTGAAATTATATTTGAAGTTATCCCACCTGCCATATATAGTAATGTAGACAATGCAGAAAATATTAGAAAGGTGTTGATTATATATAGGCTAGTAAGGAAATAAAAGCTGGAATTGAATTATTGTTATGACTTTAAAACTTAGAAGATATAACTGTAAAAGTTTCTGTTCAAAGTCACCGTTTTCTTTTAAGGAAGTATATGTTAATTTATGTGATTACCAAACACTTCGCTCTGAACGGAAGCTGTCGCGTGTTCCTGCCACTGCCACTTGCCTCGCATCGTTCCGGAAGTAGGAAGTGCGCTGCGTACATTTCAGAAGCGAATTTTGAGACGCATTTCTTACGCCGCAAGGAGGCAGCGCCCGCCGCGGGGAGCGTCTCGGCCGAGCGCGAATGGTATCGAAATCGACGTCATGTTTTCATGACACGCGCTCCCTTACTGTACATGGCGTCCACTCACAcggcgggaggggcggggtgagggggggcagCGCGCGACCTTGATCCCCCCTCCaggccctccccctcctgcccccgcttccccctctcaGACTACTCTCACCAGCCCCGTAGTGGCGGAGTTGCTACCCTTAGTAATGTGCCCTGGTTCTACTGCCCCCTCGCCGCAAGGTAGTGTGtgcccatgcccctccccctcctcggcgCACACTACTTCCACGCCCCCATACCCAGAAGTCGTCGCTGTCCCCCCCATCCTTggtcccccgccccgccccctcgcgCCGTGCGTGAGGACGGCGCGTAGAGCGAGCGCCAGGCGTCACTCGGCCAACAGCCGCAGCCCAGACCAGCCGCACGCGACAGGCTAGACACGCTCAGGAGTGCCGCCACGGTAGCCTGAGTCAAGACGCCCCACCAAGAGTCTGAAGTGTCTTCGGAGACAAGTTTCGCCTCGACTTGCTTCTCCTTCGTCGTGGAGTGTCGGCCGCCCCTTGACAGCCCGACGACAAGAGCCTGCCTGCGGTTCCCCTCACGCGAACGCCTCGCCTAAAAGAAAGTCCCTCTACCTACGCCCGCaactcctcccgccctccccctcttgaCCCCCGCGAAGACAGCAACAACAGGACCCCGTTTCCCGCCGCCCCTTGACCCGGCCAGCAAGTGTCCACCCGACGAGCAGAGCGTGGCGAGTGAGCAAGCACAGCGAGTTGCGAGTTCGTGACCTGGACAGCCCGCATCTGGGTCATCATCAGCCGTCATCCCGCCCCCACAGCGCCAGCATCCCTCAGTGCACCTCGCCGCGGCAGAGGTGGCAGAGGATCAGCCCAGCGCTCGTGAGCCTTCTCCGTCGACTCCCCGAGGGTGAGTGTGAGGCCAGGCGACCTCCAGCCGGCCAGCACAGCACGGCGACTCTCGTGACGCGGCCAACTTTCACGTGACGCAACGCCTGAGTTTCGTCACGGGGACAACGCCGTGGCTGCCTCTTATACCCGGTCTCGCAGGACAACCAGTCACTGCAGTGCCCAGCCGTCGGAGAACACCGTCGTGCCACGCCTCCTCCGCCCCCGCTGCCGTCGCCGCGCGCTCAAGCAACACGCTGCATCTTGCCAAGTCCTGCAGGAAAGTGAAAGTGACGAGCGGACCGGCCAgcccaccccttcttcttcttcttcttcttctacttctgcatCAGAGGAAAGTGTCGCGCCCCTGTCCAGTGTGAGTCCTCCTCCAGACGCGAGGACAAGTGCAACCAGTGTGAACGTGAGGAAAGAACGTCCCTACCTTCCCTGTGAGTGCCGCTTGGCTGGCACCGGTAGCCTCAAGTGCCGTAATTCATCGTGAAGTGTAAATAGAAAGTGTTTCTGGCGCCGCAGCCCTGCGGATAACCGCGTCGCCAGTGTGAGTGTGAGCAGTGCCGAGAGTGGAGGGTGCCTTGAGAAGGAAGTTGTGTTCCAGTGCCAAGTGAGTTGAGTCGTGTTTTCAGTGTGCCTGTGATATAAAGTGTGATAAAATGCCTGGTTACCACGGAACGAAAGTGTCTTTCCACCCGGAGTACCACATGCTGCATCCCCGCGCGAAGGAGATGCTGGCCCGCCAGCACGGCCACCCTAACCCCACCGGCCACCCCATGTTCGACGCCCTCAAGTCGAAGCATGCTCAGGAGAAGGCTGAGTACATGCGCATGCTGAAGGGCGCTCGGCGGATGGGCGGCGACGCTGCCTACCCGACCTTCGACAGCCTGAAGCTGCTGGGCGCCGAGAACGACGCCAACTACTTGGACCGCTTCATGAGCGAGGGCGAGCGCCGCCCCCGCAGCGGCTCCCACGGCCAGAAGTACGGCAGCAAGCGCAACAGCGTCAACGTGGACAACATCAAGAAGACCCTGATCGGGAGCCTGCGCTCGGCGGCCAGCGACGACAACATCTACGAGACTCTGGAGGTGATCAACTACAGGAAGACGGTGGAGGCCATCAGCCGCAATAACAAGGTGCGCTCCGTGCCCAAGACGGGCCACCCGCTGTTCGACCACCTCCGCGTCGAGAACGTGCTCAAGCCCCGCCGCCCACAGCACCACCACCGCCACAGCGACGGCAGCAACTCGCCCAGCTCCGGCTCCGGCGACGACGAGTTCGAGTACGTGAAGAAGCCCAACTGCCGCTTCTCGCGGCGGGAGGTGCTCCTGGGGGCGACGCCGCACAAGCACCAGCAGCGGGAGCCCAAGCAGCAGAAGTACCCCAGCAAGCACATCCGCCACGTGATCGAAGAGGGCTCCGAGTCGGAGGACGACTGGGCCATCCCGAGGCCCAAGATCTGCGAGGGCGCGCGCTCGCGACGCACCGGGGCCGGCCTCATGACCCAGCTCTCGCATGAGGAGTCCGACAGCTCAAGTAAGTCGACGGGCCTCCGGTGACGGCCAGGGCCATCTTCCTTCGCACCGCCCACGCTGTAACGCCCTCATACTTGAGAGCCTGCACTGCACGCCTTGCCTGGTGGCCCCGCGCCCCGCGGGCCGCACCCATGGCACCCGCTCTTCCGTACCGGAGCCTGCAGGCCCGCGGCCCCGCCCTCAGCACGCCTGACTGATGGCCGCGGGTCCTGCTTGATCCTGTACTGCACCCAGCACGTGTGGCCCACTCGTTGGTCCACACTAGTCCTTTCTGCCTGTGGTGCGGCCCGCGGACCTCCCGGCCCATCTCTCAGAGGGCCTCGGATGGTGCCGCGCGGGCCACACCGGGCCGGGCTCTCTAGCCTTCACGTGCCTCCGGGTCACCTGTGAGGGCCAGCTGGCCAGCTAGTGTGTCATGTGGGCTGGGACTTTAATCAGCGGGCCAGCTGGCCCCGCGGACCGGGGAGGCATCGTGGGCCGTGTGAGTGTGCACGGAGCACTGCCTGCGCCAGTGTTGTAGTATACTTTGTGTGCACCACTCACgctgcacgacacacacacgaaaagacaccccacacccaccctgtACATCCCATGTACATAGTTGTACAGCTACTCTTTCCatgcattaatgttttttttattattattttctctataaatgtttatgtttgaATGTTGCAGCTGAATGTGAATTGGTTGGTAGCTTAGTAGAGAGAAATGCATATGATATTCCTGGTCCTTTGTATTTATCACCTGTGTTACTTCAGTGTCATCATGCGGAAAGGTAGACCTGCGAATCTACCAGAACCTGTATCTACCCGTTCGGGCATTGTGCTTCAataaaagaggtagagggaagaccACTTTGTTTTATTGAATCACCCATGTCTTGGCTCAAACCAGATGACTAACGGGACCCTCAGTTTCAACATTCGAGCTCCATCTTTAAGCATAAATAAGATCTAAaccagtaataaaaatatatcaaaacagcAGACGAAGAGGAACAGCTCGGCAAAAGGTACAGGCAATTGGCTCTCacgcttttctttttatattttttttcctttcttctctttcatttggtatttgttgtttttacttatttttagttttttcacTCTTTCACATTCATTTCTGCAACATTTCTGATTATTCTGCATGCAATTTGCtactcatttttgttttgctttttctctctcttttacctcttctgTTAGTCTCTTACttgttttccatttccttctcgctctcctccctatcccctttagTTATCTCTCGCCCCTTCGCTTTCAAtggccttcttcttcccctcttcccctcacggAGGGTCCTACTCACACATACTCCTAAGTATGACACTATACGTACGCCAGCTTATCCATTCACTCATGCTTACCTATTAAACTCACACCTGCACGCTCATTAATTCAGGCGCTTACGTTATTAACttacctctctctatgctctctagTTATAGTCATTTCTACTCTCGTTCAttttcttccaacctctctctctctctctctctctctctctctctctctctctctctctctctctctctctctctcactctctctctctctctcactctctctctctctcactctctctttttcactttctcctctctcttttcactttctctctctctctttctctactctccctctctctttcactctctcgccctctactttcactctctcgccctctctttcacactctcgccctctctttcactctctcgccctctctttcactctctcgccctctctttcactctgtccctctctctttcactctctctccctctctctttttcactctctccctctctctcttactcttctccctctctctttcactcctctccctctctctttcactctctccctctctctttcactctctctctctctctctctctctctctctctctctctctctctctctctctctctctctctctctctctctctctctctctccctctccctctccctctctcctctccctctccctctgtctccctctcccctctctctctctctctctctctctctctctctctctctctctctctctctctctctctactctgtactctgtctctctctcttactctctctctttctcttacactctccctctctctctcttcctctctctctctctctctctctctctctctctctctctctctctctctctctctctctctctctctctctctctctctctctctctctctctctctctctctctctctctctctggttttctccCAGCCACGCCCATTAACCCACCCCCGCCTCCGAGAGAACCCCACCTGACCTAATCTACCTCACCTTAcaacctccaccttcctcctgccctcccacccccacctttcgtacacccccctaccctcccacttccacatacccccccacaccctcacatACCCTGACCCCCTCCTCTCGGTCACATAGACTTCTACAATATTGCGCATGGCAGTTGCACCCTCCGCCCAGCCCACTCGGTTCCAAGAGCATGCGAGTGACGGCATGTGGCTCTGCTCGAGTCCGGCATGTTGTGGTATGCTGGGACGAGCGAAATTGCCTCACGTGTGAATGGCCCGGCCCGTCATGTAGGCTGCTTCTGCTTCTGTGCTTCAGTTTATTGCCTCTTTTAGGTAATTCTgtagatctctctctgtctctctctctctctccctctctctccctctgtgatctctctctccctctctctccctctgtgatctctctctctctctctgtgatctctctctctctctgtgatctctctctctgtgatctctctctctctctctg encodes:
- the LOC113813819 gene encoding uncharacterized protein, which translates into the protein MPGYHGTKVSFHPEYHMLHPRAKEMLARQHGHPNPTGHPMFDALKSKHAQEKAEYMRMLKGARRMGGDAAYPTFDSLKLLGAENDANYLDRFMSEGERRPRSGSHGQKYGSKRNSVNVDNIKKTLIGSLRSAASDDNIYETLEVINYRKTVEAISRNNKVRSVPKTGHPLFDHLRVENVLKPRRPQHHHRHSDGSNSPSSGSGDDEFEYVKKPNCRFSRREVLLGATPHKHQQREPKQQKYPSKHIRHVIEEGSESEDDWAIPRPKICEGARSRRTGAGLMTQLSHEESDSSSKSTGLR